TGAGCAGGTTGCCGTGGGTGACGCCGCAGGCCGCGAACACGATCTGCTTGCCGGGGCAGAGGTCGTCGGTGAAGTAGATGCGGCCGAAATCCACGCCCATGGCCTCGGCCTTTTCGCGGCTGGCGGTGTTGGTGTCGACCTTGAGGCGGCCCTGGATTTCGCCGTTGAGGCACTTCAGAGCGGCAGCAGACAGCACGCCCTCGGGGGCGCCGCCGATGCCCATGACCGCATGGATGCCCGTGCCGCTGACGGCGGAGCTGATGGCGGCACTGAGGTCGCCATCGCCGATGAGCTGGATGCGGGCGCCAGCTTTGCGGATGTCAGCGATGAGCTGGGCGTGGCGGTCGCGGTCGAGCACGCTGACCGTGATCTCGGAGACCTGCCGGTTGAGGGAATCGGCGATGATCTTCAAAGTCTCGTGGACCGGGGCGTCAAGGTGCACCTTGCCCTTGGCGGAAGGGCCGACCACCAGCTTTTCCATGTAGAGGTCGGGCGCGTGCAGCAGGCCGCCCTTCTCCGTGGCCGCCAACACCGCGATGGCGTTGGGGGCGCCGGTGGCGCAGAGGTTGGTGCCTTCCAGGGGATCGACGGCGATGTCCACCTCGGGGTGGTCGCCATCCAGATCCGCGCCCATGCCCACCTTTTCGCCGATGTAGAGCATGGGGGCCTCGTCCCGCTCACCCTCGCCGATGACGATGGTGGCATCCATGCGAACGGATTCCATGGCCTTGCGCATGGCTTCCACGGCCAACTGGTCGCTGTACTTGCGGCGGCCATGGCCGATGGAGGTCGAGCAGGCGATGGCGGCTTGCTCAACCACTCGCAGGAATTCGAGGGACAGGGTCTGTTCCATGGGGCTACTCCTGGAGGCGAGCGGTTCAGGCCAAGCGGTTGACGCTCTGGCGGATCCAGTCGAGGAAGGGCTCGGAGCCCTCCTCCACCGAGAACATGAGGATTTCGGGGACCTCGTAGGTGTGCAGGTCGCTGATCACATCGGAGACCTGGGGGAAGAGCTCCCGGGTGGTCTTGATGATCAGCATGACCTCCTCATCCAGGTGGGTCTCGCCCTTGAAGTAGTAATAGCTTTTGATACTGGGGAGGATGTTCACGCAGGCGGCATAGGCCTGGTCCACCAGCGCGGCGGCGATGGTCAGAGCGGTCTCCTCGCTGCCACAGGTGGTCATGATCGTGCAGGCATCGGTCATCGTTGGGCTCCCCGCCTGGCAGGCGGAACCGGTCATTGTAGCTTGGGATGGGGGGCGTCACAGATCACGAAAGCCCTGAGCGCAGCGGGCCCGTGGTCTGACCACGGGTGGCGTGAAGCCTCACCCCAAATCGATCTTTTGCGATTCCACCGGCTGGGGCTCCTGTGCCGTCATCAGGGGAATGATCTGGAGTGGCTTCCATGACCGATCGGCGAGACCCGGGCGGAAGGGCAACCGCCCTGGCCTTGGTGATGCTGACCTGCCTAGTTCTTTTGGCTGTTTGTGTATAGATAATAGTGCATGGATCATTGTAAACATTGGTTATGAGTATGAAAATAAAGTCAAAATAAGCATGGCGCGGATGAATGCTCGACCTCACCCTGGGGACATCAGGAAACCCTGATTTGCCCAGGAGCCCCCCCATGAGCATGCTTCGATCTCTCACACTTGGCGCCATGCTGGCTGCCGTGCCGCTGGCCCTCACGATTGGTTGCGATAAGAAGACCGAAACCGAAACCGCCGAA
This sequence is a window from Geothrix sp. PMB-07. Protein-coding genes within it:
- the glpX gene encoding class II fructose-bisphosphatase, giving the protein MEQTLSLEFLRVVEQAAIACSTSIGHGRRKYSDQLAVEAMRKAMESVRMDATIVIGEGERDEAPMLYIGEKVGMGADLDGDHPEVDIAVDPLEGTNLCATGAPNAIAVLAATEKGGLLHAPDLYMEKLVVGPSAKGKVHLDAPVHETLKIIADSLNRQVSEITVSVLDRDRHAQLIADIRKAGARIQLIGDGDLSAAISSAVSGTGIHAVMGIGGAPEGVLSAAALKCLNGEIQGRLKVDTNTASREKAEAMGVDFGRIYFTDDLCPGKQIVFAACGVTHGNLLKGVMHFGHGVRTSSLILTYGSRQVRFIDTVHMKEGEFTTVRF
- the cutA gene encoding divalent-cation tolerance protein CutA, yielding MTDACTIMTTCGSEETALTIAAALVDQAYAACVNILPSIKSYYYFKGETHLDEEVMLIIKTTRELFPQVSDVISDLHTYEVPEILMFSVEEGSEPFLDWIRQSVNRLA